Proteins encoded in a region of the bacterium genome:
- a CDS encoding class I SAM-dependent methyltransferase: MTEDYDGTYAQDDYFGAEPSELLARFDEFIPENARVLDIGAGQGRNTLPLARRGCRVTALDPSAVAIETIAKAARKAKLDIDLVPKGFMAYEPPRVFDVILCFGLMQILNYHECASLVTRLHQWLRSGGTLFLTAWHVEDPSFPRLVQEWERLGIRSFRSPEGDRYRLFLEKGEIPRLFFRWQPVHLWEGLGPVHRHGDGPEERHGVVEAVLTHP, from the coding sequence ATGACGGAAGACTACGACGGCACCTACGCCCAGGACGACTACTTCGGTGCGGAACCGTCCGAGCTGCTGGCCCGTTTCGACGAGTTCATCCCCGAAAACGCCCGCGTGCTCGACATCGGGGCCGGCCAGGGCCGCAACACCCTGCCCCTGGCCCGTCGGGGGTGCCGGGTGACGGCCCTCGACCCGTCGGCGGTGGCCATCGAGACCATCGCCAAGGCCGCCCGCAAGGCCAAGCTCGACATCGATCTGGTGCCGAAGGGCTTCATGGCCTACGAGCCGCCCCGGGTCTTCGACGTGATCCTCTGCTTCGGCCTGATGCAGATCCTCAACTACCACGAATGCGCCTCCCTCGTGACCCGGCTGCACCAGTGGCTGCGCTCGGGGGGCACCCTCTTCCTGACGGCCTGGCACGTTGAGGACCCGTCGTTCCCGCGGCTGGTGCAGGAGTGGGAGCGCCTGGGCATCCGCAGCTTCCGCTCGCCCGAGGGCGACCGCTACCGCCTCTTCCTGGAGAAGGGCGAGATCCCGCGCCTCTTCTTCCGCTGGCAGCCCGTGCACCTGTGGGAAGGCCTGGGCCCCGTCCATCGCCACGGCGACGGCCCGGAGGAGCGGCACGGGGTGGTCGAGGCCGTCCTGACCCACCCCTGA
- a CDS encoding diguanylate cyclase, translated as MRTRDADVHDGDQSLIAEIRASGRLPSPTGVALTILELSRDPQTDIDEMATVLQGDPALSGQLIKYANSVAAGNRNPVTTVQDALVRIGMRVVSQLCLGFSILTNSRRGQCAAFEYGRFWAHSLAMASSCQTLARTMKAVNPDEGFTCGLLADIGGLALAAVYPETYGEVIAKWSQGSRRRLLQCERQILGIDRNEVTAALFRDWGLPEFYAKAVESKDDTEWADLEQKAPGRDRGAALAHLLFAGNLAAEICTETASERRWRVLDFQNFARLYHLEDDVFVHMYDEILEEWERMGKVLAVVTGQVPSMAALLKQARSGDGVIRGRRGRGDELEPEAGGTVEAASAGAEFPTPAVDVPDADDEPETPTLRILVATDCPVHQKILTRRLEKDGHEIHHAADGRQALEVALRVEPQLIISDWMMPELSGLDLCRTLRSTPQFAHIHFIIMTSHDTNEELVEAFDAGINYYLIKPLNHTILRSLLRGAAREVANRQEVQRQKEELRRINAEVSIANRMLKTMALQDQLTELPNRRAGLEALDKSWSHASRTKEPLLVMIMDIDHFKAVNDTWGHDAGDEVLRATADAMKGAVRDYDVLCRFGGEEFLVVCPGASLEVAATVGNRIREAVEFNAIDVPEFQGHVTISIGAAVRADDVESPKDLIKLADEALYAAKEAGRNKVCLYSPETAST; from the coding sequence ATGCGAACCAGGGACGCCGACGTGCACGACGGGGATCAATCGCTCATCGCCGAGATCAGGGCTTCCGGACGTCTGCCTTCGCCCACGGGCGTGGCCCTGACGATCCTCGAGCTCTCGCGCGATCCGCAGACCGACATCGACGAGATGGCCACGGTGCTGCAGGGCGATCCGGCCCTGTCCGGACAGCTCATCAAGTACGCCAACAGCGTGGCCGCCGGCAACCGGAACCCCGTCACCACGGTGCAGGACGCCCTCGTGCGCATCGGCATGCGCGTCGTCAGCCAGCTCTGCCTGGGCTTCTCGATCCTCACCAACAGCCGCCGCGGTCAGTGCGCCGCCTTCGAATACGGCCGCTTCTGGGCCCACAGCCTGGCCATGGCCTCAAGCTGCCAGACTTTGGCCCGGACCATGAAGGCCGTCAACCCCGATGAGGGCTTCACCTGCGGCCTGCTGGCCGACATCGGCGGCCTGGCCCTGGCGGCGGTCTACCCCGAGACCTACGGCGAGGTCATCGCCAAGTGGAGCCAGGGTTCGCGGCGCCGGCTGCTGCAGTGCGAGCGCCAGATCCTGGGCATCGACCGCAACGAGGTCACGGCCGCGCTGTTCCGCGACTGGGGCCTGCCCGAGTTCTACGCCAAGGCCGTCGAGTCGAAGGACGACACCGAGTGGGCCGACCTCGAGCAGAAGGCGCCCGGTCGCGACCGGGGCGCCGCCCTCGCGCACCTGCTCTTCGCCGGCAACCTGGCCGCCGAGATCTGCACCGAGACGGCGTCGGAGCGGCGCTGGCGCGTGCTCGACTTCCAGAACTTCGCCCGCCTGTACCACCTCGAGGACGACGTCTTCGTCCACATGTACGACGAGATCCTCGAGGAGTGGGAGCGCATGGGCAAGGTGCTGGCCGTCGTCACCGGCCAGGTGCCCTCCATGGCGGCGCTGCTCAAGCAGGCCCGCAGCGGCGACGGCGTGATCCGCGGCCGGCGCGGGCGCGGCGACGAGCTCGAGCCCGAGGCCGGCGGCACCGTGGAAGCGGCATCGGCCGGCGCCGAGTTCCCGACCCCCGCCGTCGACGTGCCCGACGCGGACGACGAGCCCGAGACGCCGACCCTGCGCATCCTCGTGGCCACCGACTGCCCCGTGCACCAGAAGATCCTCACCCGCCGCCTCGAGAAGGACGGCCACGAGATCCACCACGCCGCCGACGGCCGGCAGGCCCTCGAGGTGGCCCTGCGCGTGGAGCCGCAGCTGATCATCTCGGACTGGATGATGCCCGAGCTGAGCGGCCTCGATCTGTGCCGCACCCTGCGCTCGACGCCCCAGTTCGCCCACATCCACTTCATCATCATGACCAGCCACGACACCAACGAGGAGCTGGTCGAGGCCTTCGACGCGGGCATCAACTACTACCTGATCAAGCCGCTCAACCACACCATCCTGCGCTCGCTGCTGCGTGGCGCCGCGCGCGAGGTGGCCAACCGGCAGGAGGTGCAGCGCCAGAAGGAGGAGCTGCGCCGCATCAACGCCGAGGTGAGCATCGCCAACCGCATGCTCAAGACCATGGCGCTGCAGGACCAGCTCACCGAGCTGCCCAACCGGCGCGCCGGCCTCGAGGCCCTCGACAAGTCGTGGTCGCACGCGTCGCGAACGAAGGAGCCGCTGCTCGTGATGATCATGGACATCGACCACTTCAAGGCCGTCAACGACACCTGGGGCCACGACGCCGGCGACGAGGTGCTGCGTGCCACCGCCGACGCCATGAAGGGCGCCGTGCGCGACTACGACGTGCTGTGCCGGTTCGGGGGCGAGGAGTTCCTGGTGGTGTGTCCGGGGGCGAGCCTCGAGGTGGCCGCCACGGTGGGCAACCGCATCCGCGAGGCCGTCGAATTCAACGCGATCGACGTGCCCGAATTCCAGGGCCACGTGACCATCTCCATCGGGGCCGCCGTGCGCGCCGACGACGTCGAGAGCCCCAAGGACCTGATCAAGCTCGCCGACGAGGCCCTCTACGCGGCCAAGGAGGCGGGCCGCAACAAGGTGTGCCTCTACTCGCCCGAGACCGCCAGCACCTGA